Proteins encoded in a region of the Haloglomus salinum genome:
- a CDS encoding adenosylcobalamin-dependent ribonucleoside-diphosphate reductase: protein MSAETPDADADEVVLPVKRTEGDTMEERLTGNAYHNILPARYLKKDADGNFVEEQEDLFRRVANNIALAEAVFEAERRDIEVTVTPDLLKPDHPRRDELAAEVFGEGTTAADDAETTLDIHNVNKFSYETLVPELPDEIQSHVESTADEFQNLMEQLSFIPNSPTLMNAGDELQQLSACFVDSPGDDLTDIHQTAKEAAEVFQSGGGMGYAFWQLRPYGDPVGSTGGIASGPMTFMETFDQMCETIAQGGARRGAQMGVMRVSHPDVIEFLHAKNKDVSLAHTLRLNDPDDYTHTDFSDALAEARELIDDEGRVPEHLRNAVEGHLSNFNISVGITDDFMEALQNGEEFTFTNPRTGEPHIATEETREMYGRYGLGDHVEPGEELTIDPELIWDRIVDGAHENGEPGVIYLERVNKQHSFDVDEHPDHRILATNPCGEQPLEEYEACNLGHINLSTLAAHDSPDWRVFKDSRPDSESLEDSVEAFLQESLDIGEFERRIELGTRFLENVVTMSDFPVPEIEEKVREMRKIGLGIMGLAQLYIQLGVRYGSEEANEIARQVMMKINHDSKWASHKLAEERGSFAEWDNSKYENPTEYADWFEHHTGLDADEWEDGFPIRNHNTTTIAPTGTTSMVGNTTGGCEPIYNVAYYKNVSDDVQGDEMLVEFDDYFLRTLEANDIDVDAVKEEAKEQMAANEFDGVEGLETVPTAIGELFVVTSDLTGKEHAGVQCACQDGVDSAISKTCNFPNTATKEDMDEVYRYIYENGGKGVTVYRDGTRSKQVLTTRADNAEFSEMDESEAAAAILEQVDEAFGGLEAFLDNEEVRAQAEADIAALLEDAGSSEVQMGELQARPDTLHGVSQRVKTGYGKLYVTINEDPETGQPFEVFANIGHSGGYTNSFTEALGKVISTALRAGVDPEEIVDELRGTRSPKVAWDKGEQINSIPDAIGTALSRYIEDEIDKPYPKQTSLDEAVDADASTSTGTPEPENEPPEPPTPETDGGAGARAADQGDTQSLIEAGESPECPDCGGMNLYFSEGCKTCESCGWSEC, encoded by the coding sequence ATGAGTGCGGAGACACCCGACGCGGACGCCGACGAGGTCGTGCTCCCGGTCAAGCGGACCGAGGGCGACACGATGGAGGAGCGGCTCACGGGGAACGCCTACCACAACATCCTGCCGGCACGCTATCTGAAGAAGGACGCCGACGGGAACTTCGTCGAGGAGCAGGAGGACCTCTTCCGGCGGGTCGCCAACAACATCGCGCTCGCGGAGGCCGTCTTCGAGGCCGAGCGCCGGGATATCGAGGTCACGGTCACGCCGGACCTGCTGAAGCCGGACCACCCACGTCGCGACGAACTCGCCGCGGAGGTCTTCGGTGAGGGGACCACCGCGGCCGACGATGCGGAGACGACGCTGGACATCCACAACGTCAACAAGTTCTCGTACGAGACGCTCGTTCCGGAGCTGCCCGACGAAATCCAGAGCCACGTCGAGTCGACGGCCGACGAGTTCCAGAACCTGATGGAGCAGCTCTCCTTCATCCCGAACTCGCCGACACTGATGAACGCCGGCGACGAGCTCCAGCAGCTCTCGGCCTGTTTCGTCGACTCACCCGGTGACGACCTCACCGACATCCATCAGACCGCGAAGGAGGCCGCCGAGGTCTTCCAGTCCGGCGGCGGCATGGGGTATGCCTTCTGGCAGCTCCGGCCGTACGGCGACCCGGTCGGCTCGACCGGCGGCATCGCCAGCGGCCCGATGACGTTCATGGAGACGTTCGACCAGATGTGCGAGACCATCGCCCAGGGCGGCGCCCGGCGGGGCGCCCAGATGGGCGTGATGCGCGTCTCACACCCTGACGTCATCGAGTTCCTCCACGCGAAGAACAAGGACGTCTCGCTGGCCCACACCCTGCGGCTGAACGACCCCGACGACTACACCCACACCGACTTCTCCGACGCGCTCGCGGAGGCCCGCGAACTCATCGACGACGAGGGGCGCGTCCCGGAGCACCTGCGGAACGCCGTCGAGGGGCACCTCTCGAACTTCAACATCTCCGTCGGCATCACCGACGACTTCATGGAGGCCCTGCAGAACGGCGAGGAGTTCACGTTCACCAACCCCCGGACGGGCGAGCCCCACATCGCTACCGAGGAGACCAGAGAGATGTACGGGCGCTACGGGCTCGGCGACCACGTCGAGCCGGGCGAGGAGCTCACCATCGACCCCGAGCTCATCTGGGACCGCATCGTCGACGGCGCCCACGAGAACGGTGAGCCGGGCGTCATCTATCTCGAGCGGGTGAACAAGCAGCACTCGTTCGACGTCGATGAGCACCCGGACCACCGCATCCTCGCGACGAACCCGTGCGGCGAGCAGCCCCTCGAGGAGTACGAGGCCTGCAACCTCGGTCACATCAACCTCTCGACGCTCGCGGCCCACGACTCGCCGGACTGGCGCGTGTTCAAGGACAGTCGCCCGGACAGCGAATCCCTCGAGGACTCCGTCGAGGCGTTCCTGCAGGAGTCACTGGACATCGGCGAGTTCGAGCGTCGCATCGAACTCGGGACGCGCTTCCTCGAGAACGTCGTCACGATGTCGGACTTCCCGGTGCCCGAGATCGAGGAGAAGGTCCGGGAGATGCGGAAGATCGGTCTGGGCATCATGGGTCTCGCCCAGCTGTACATCCAGCTGGGCGTCCGCTACGGCAGCGAGGAGGCCAACGAGATCGCCCGGCAGGTCATGATGAAGATCAACCACGACTCGAAGTGGGCCAGCCACAAGCTGGCCGAGGAGCGTGGCTCCTTCGCCGAGTGGGACAACTCGAAGTACGAGAACCCGACCGAGTACGCCGACTGGTTCGAACACCATACCGGCCTCGACGCCGACGAGTGGGAAGACGGGTTCCCCATCCGGAACCACAACACGACGACCATCGCACCGACGGGCACGACCTCGATGGTCGGCAACACGACGGGGGGGTGCGAGCCCATCTACAACGTCGCCTACTACAAGAACGTCTCCGACGACGTGCAGGGCGACGAGATGCTCGTCGAGTTCGACGACTACTTCCTCCGGACCCTGGAGGCCAACGACATCGACGTCGACGCCGTCAAGGAGGAGGCCAAAGAGCAGATGGCCGCCAACGAGTTCGACGGCGTCGAGGGCCTCGAGACGGTCCCGACGGCAATCGGCGAGCTGTTCGTCGTCACCTCGGACCTGACCGGCAAGGAGCACGCCGGCGTGCAGTGTGCCTGCCAGGACGGGGTCGACTCGGCCATCTCGAAGACCTGCAACTTCCCCAACACCGCCACCAAGGAGGACATGGACGAGGTGTATCGCTACATCTACGAGAACGGCGGGAAGGGCGTCACCGTCTACCGTGACGGGACCCGCTCGAAGCAGGTCCTCACGACCCGCGCGGACAACGCCGAGTTCTCGGAGATGGACGAGTCCGAGGCCGCTGCCGCCATCCTCGAGCAGGTCGACGAGGCCTTCGGCGGGCTGGAGGCCTTCCTCGACAACGAGGAGGTCCGCGCCCAGGCCGAGGCCGACATCGCGGCCCTGCTGGAGGATGCGGGTAGCAGCGAGGTGCAGATGGGTGAACTGCAGGCCCGGCCGGACACGCTCCACGGCGTCAGCCAGCGCGTGAAGACTGGCTACGGCAAGCTGTACGTCACCATCAACGAGGACCCCGAGACGGGCCAGCCGTTCGAGGTCTTCGCCAATATCGGCCACTCCGGTGGCTACACCAACTCCTTCACGGAGGCACTGGGCAAGGTCATCTCGACCGCCCTGCGTGCCGGCGTGGACCCCGAGGAGATCGTCGACGAACTCCGCGGGACCCGGTCGCCGAAGGTCGCCTGGGACAAGGGCGAGCAGATCAACTCCATCCCGGACGCCATCGGGACGGCGCTCAGCCGCTACATCGAGGACGAGATCGACAAGCCGTACCCCAAGCAGACCAGCCTGGACGAGGCGGTCGACGCGGATGCCTCCACCAGCACCGGGACCCCCGAGCCCGAGAACGAACCCCCCGAGCCGCCGACGCCGGAGACGGACGGCGGCGCGGGCGCTCGCGCGGCCGACCAGGGCGATACCCAGTCGCTCATCGAGGCCGGCGAGAGCCCCGAGTGCCCCGACTGTGGCGGCATGAACCTCTACTTCTCGGAGGGCTGCAAGACCTGCGAGTCCTGCGGCTGGTCCGAGTGCTGA
- the phoU gene encoding phosphate signaling complex protein PhoU: MPRESYQSQLEQLREDVLYMSEVVIERFRTALSALAQRDEETAWEVIEGDDEINRMYLDLEQDCIDLLALQQPVASDLRFIAASFKIITDLERVADLATNIGDYTLEAGEERYPDVDVQGIGDTVLEMLEDAMAAYAEESPEACRAVAERDDEVDAECEHASDEVVRSLIETELDDPEETDVDALMDDVSRLLLTIRDLERVGDHAVNIAARALYMIENDDELIY, from the coding sequence ATGCCCCGTGAGAGTTACCAGTCGCAGCTAGAGCAACTCCGTGAGGACGTGCTCTACATGAGCGAGGTCGTCATCGAACGCTTCCGGACAGCGCTGTCCGCACTGGCCCAGCGCGACGAGGAGACCGCGTGGGAGGTCATCGAGGGGGACGACGAGATCAACCGGATGTACCTCGACCTCGAGCAGGACTGCATCGACCTGCTCGCGCTGCAGCAGCCGGTCGCCAGCGACCTCCGCTTCATCGCCGCCTCGTTCAAGATCATCACCGACCTCGAACGGGTCGCCGACCTCGCGACCAACATCGGCGACTACACACTCGAGGCCGGCGAGGAACGCTACCCCGACGTCGACGTCCAGGGCATCGGTGACACCGTGCTGGAGATGCTCGAGGACGCGATGGCCGCCTACGCCGAGGAGTCCCCCGAGGCCTGCCGCGCGGTCGCCGAACGCGACGACGAGGTCGACGCCGAGTGCGAACACGCCTCCGACGAGGTCGTCCGTTCGCTCATCGAGACGGAACTCGACGACCCCGAGGAGACCGACGTGGACGCCCTGATGGACGATGTCTCACGGCTCCTGCTGACCATCCGCGACCTCGAACGCGTCGGCGACCACGCCGTCAACATCGCCGCCCGCGCGCTGTACATGATCGAGAACGACGACGAGCTCATCTACTGA
- a CDS encoding helix-turn-helix transcriptional regulator, with translation MDLRALHSEHLFAAGVFVASTLVLALQLINPSPVVVSVGERGTEVAELGGYFRYRDVGVVTVAACLLGASGTYLLTSDPDPAAESNPTDDAVGVATPPGPGDARPVARADGAAQTPDGRFPDEGDNPDPSDELLEARRREWEEKADRLANNEAEVYELLLDADGVLPQAEIVDESDLSKATVSRTLDSLETKDLVERKRRGMGNIVLLQ, from the coding sequence ATGGACCTGCGGGCCCTCCACAGCGAACACCTGTTCGCCGCCGGCGTCTTCGTCGCCTCGACCCTGGTCCTCGCGTTGCAGCTCATCAACCCCTCCCCGGTAGTCGTCTCGGTCGGCGAGCGCGGCACGGAGGTCGCCGAGCTCGGCGGCTACTTCCGGTACCGGGACGTGGGGGTGGTGACCGTCGCGGCGTGCCTGCTGGGCGCGAGCGGCACCTACCTCCTGACGAGCGACCCCGACCCGGCGGCCGAGTCGAACCCGACCGACGACGCCGTCGGCGTGGCGACCCCACCCGGCCCCGGCGACGCCCGGCCCGTCGCACGGGCCGACGGAGCCGCCCAGACGCCGGACGGACGGTTCCCCGATGAGGGGGACAACCCCGACCCGAGCGACGAACTCCTCGAGGCGCGGCGCCGCGAGTGGGAGGAGAAGGCCGACCGCCTCGCGAACAACGAGGCCGAGGTGTACGAACTCCTCCTCGACGCCGACGGCGTCCTGCCACAGGCCGAGATCGTCGACGAGAGCGACCTCTCGAAGGCCACCGTCAGCCGGACCCTCGACAGCCTGGAGACCAAGGACCTCGTCGAGCGCAAGCGCCGCGGGATGGGGAACATCGTCCTCCTGCAGTGA
- a CDS encoding DUF5799 family protein, with protein sequence MTDDDPDSTPWSDRIVGARMAVDSEFSSEVDRSVFSRQEWGMVMTAVEFDIENAGDEAAAELVANTDSLRDVLPELERAREAQAAMAAGQEPDSGGGNGILDSVKGALGFDSNDDVDEIDEDQLREAERLADAYATELQSYLESNGRWAEIRRAYVEQQ encoded by the coding sequence ATGACAGACGACGACCCCGACAGCACACCGTGGTCGGACCGCATCGTCGGGGCCCGGATGGCAGTCGACAGTGAGTTCTCGAGCGAGGTCGACCGGTCGGTCTTCTCCCGGCAGGAGTGGGGGATGGTGATGACCGCCGTCGAGTTCGACATCGAGAACGCCGGCGACGAGGCGGCCGCCGAACTGGTGGCCAACACCGACAGCCTCCGTGACGTGCTCCCCGAACTGGAGCGGGCCCGCGAGGCCCAGGCCGCGATGGCGGCCGGGCAGGAGCCCGATTCGGGCGGTGGGAACGGCATCCTCGACTCGGTGAAGGGTGCACTCGGGTTCGACAGCAACGACGATGTCGACGAGATCGACGAGGACCAGCTCCGCGAGGCCGAGCGCCTCGCCGACGCCTACGCGACGGAACTCCAGTCCTACCTCGAGTCGAACGGGCGCTGGGCGGAGATTCGCCGAGCGTACGTCGAACAGCAGTAA
- the leuB gene encoding 3-isopropylmalate dehydrogenase translates to MTDEIVVIEGDGIGQEVVPAAVEVLEAVDADFTFTHADAGDAVLAETGEALPQATYDAVQAADATLFGAAGETAADVILPLREAVGSFVNVRPATAYPGVDALRPETDVVFLRENTEGVYAGHEDRLSEDLSTLTRVVTTSASERLAEFACDYVTERDMDGFQVAHKANVMRETDGRFRDAVVSVADERGVETEEVLMDAFATRLPLDPTAFDVVVCPNLAGDVLSDLAAGLVGGLGLLPSANIGTDNALFEPVHGTAPDIAGQGVANPAATIVSAAMLLEHLGYDEAGADVHAAVEAVLADGPRTPDLGGDASTEDLTAAVLERL, encoded by the coding sequence ATGACAGACGAAATCGTCGTCATCGAGGGCGACGGTATCGGACAGGAGGTCGTTCCGGCCGCAGTCGAGGTGCTGGAGGCCGTCGACGCAGACTTCACGTTCACACACGCCGACGCGGGCGACGCCGTACTCGCGGAGACGGGTGAGGCGCTCCCGCAGGCGACCTACGACGCGGTCCAGGCGGCCGACGCGACGCTGTTCGGTGCGGCCGGCGAGACTGCCGCGGACGTGATTCTCCCGCTCCGAGAGGCCGTCGGCTCGTTCGTCAACGTCCGCCCCGCGACGGCCTACCCCGGCGTGGACGCGCTCCGGCCGGAGACGGACGTCGTGTTCCTCCGCGAGAACACCGAGGGCGTCTACGCGGGCCACGAGGACCGGCTCTCCGAGGACCTCTCGACGCTGACGCGCGTCGTCACCACCTCCGCGTCGGAGCGACTGGCGGAGTTCGCCTGTGACTACGTCACGGAGCGCGACATGGACGGCTTCCAGGTCGCGCACAAGGCGAACGTGATGCGCGAGACGGACGGTCGGTTCCGGGACGCCGTCGTCTCCGTCGCCGACGAGCGCGGTGTCGAGACCGAGGAGGTACTGATGGACGCGTTCGCGACCCGGCTCCCGCTCGACCCGACGGCGTTCGACGTGGTCGTCTGCCCCAACCTCGCGGGCGACGTGCTGAGCGACCTGGCCGCCGGCCTCGTCGGCGGTCTTGGCCTGCTGCCGTCGGCCAACATCGGCACCGACAACGCACTGTTCGAACCGGTCCACGGCACTGCGCCCGACATCGCCGGGCAGGGGGTCGCCAACCCCGCCGCGACCATCGTCTCGGCGGCGATGCTGCTGGAGCACCTGGGCTACGACGAGGCCGGCGCCGACGTCCACGCCGCCGTCGAGGCCGTGCTCGCCGACGGGCCGCGCACGCCGGACCTGGGTGGCGATGCCTCGACCGAGGACCTGACGGCGGCGGTGCTGGAGCGACTGTAG
- a CDS encoding response regulator, whose translation MVEPGTGDITVLHVEDDPAFADLADDMLELVADDITVTTAPDAEAALERLEAESVDCVVSDYDMPGRSGLELLEAVREAHPDLPFILFTGKGSEEIASQAIGAGVTDYLQKSGGRDCYEILAKRVRDAVSRYRSEERYHNLVDTAPVPIALFGPDQGLRYANDAAVEFLQADSAAELLGTPMPEFVHPEYQEAADGRFAQLMDEGEPAPRAEFKLQTVDDTVKQAVVATAPGHYRGEKVAQVIVRLVEE comes from the coding sequence ATGGTCGAGCCCGGAACCGGCGACATCACCGTCCTGCACGTCGAGGACGACCCGGCGTTCGCCGACCTCGCCGACGACATGCTCGAACTCGTCGCCGACGATATCACGGTCACGACCGCCCCCGACGCCGAGGCGGCACTGGAGCGGCTCGAGGCGGAGTCGGTGGACTGCGTGGTGAGCGACTACGACATGCCCGGGCGCAGCGGGCTCGAACTGCTTGAGGCGGTCCGAGAGGCCCATCCGGACCTCCCCTTCATCCTGTTCACGGGGAAGGGGAGCGAGGAGATCGCCAGCCAGGCCATCGGCGCGGGCGTCACCGACTACCTCCAGAAGAGCGGCGGGCGGGACTGCTACGAGATACTCGCAAAGCGCGTCCGGGACGCGGTCAGCCGGTACCGTTCCGAGGAGCGCTACCACAACCTCGTCGACACGGCGCCGGTCCCCATCGCGCTGTTCGGGCCGGACCAAGGCCTCCGCTATGCCAACGACGCGGCCGTCGAGTTCCTCCAGGCAGACAGCGCCGCGGAGTTGCTGGGCACGCCGATGCCGGAGTTCGTCCACCCGGAGTACCAGGAGGCCGCCGACGGACGGTTCGCACAGCTCATGGACGAGGGAGAGCCGGCCCCACGGGCCGAGTTCAAACTCCAGACGGTCGACGACACGGTGAAGCAGGCGGTCGTCGCGACCGCGCCGGGCCACTACCGCGGCGAGAAGGTGGCACAGGTCATCGTCCGCCTCGTCGAGGAGTGA
- the leuD gene encoding 3-isopropylmalate dehydratase small subunit, producing MSSGDPTEEIPEVDYVEGGGIPIRGNDIDTDQIIPARFMKVVTFDGLGQFSFFDLRFDDDDNEKDHPMNEERFQDANIMVVNNNFGCGSSREHAPQALMRWGIDALIGESFAEIFAGNCLALGIPTVTADHETITDLQQWVDDNPDGDIEVDVAAETVSYGGQEVGVSVDDAQRKALVDGIWDTTALMKANEQAIAETAADLPYVRGD from the coding sequence ATGAGTTCGGGCGACCCCACCGAGGAGATTCCGGAGGTCGACTACGTCGAGGGGGGCGGCATCCCCATCCGCGGGAACGACATCGACACGGACCAGATCATCCCCGCGCGGTTCATGAAGGTCGTCACCTTCGATGGCCTGGGCCAGTTCTCCTTCTTCGACCTGCGGTTCGACGACGACGACAACGAGAAGGACCACCCCATGAACGAGGAGCGGTTCCAGGACGCGAACATCATGGTGGTCAACAACAACTTCGGCTGTGGCTCCTCCCGGGAGCACGCGCCGCAGGCCCTGATGCGCTGGGGCATCGACGCGCTCATCGGCGAGTCCTTCGCCGAGATCTTCGCCGGCAACTGCCTCGCGCTCGGCATCCCCACCGTCACGGCCGACCACGAGACCATCACCGACCTGCAGCAGTGGGTCGACGACAACCCCGATGGCGATATCGAGGTCGACGTGGCCGCCGAGACCGTCAGCTACGGCGGGCAGGAGGTCGGCGTCTCCGTCGACGACGCCCAGCGGAAGGCACTGGTCGACGGCATCTGGGACACGACCGCGCTGATGAAGGCCAACGAGCAGGCCATCGCGGAGACGGCCGCGGACCTGCCGTACGTCAGGGGCGACTGA
- the leuC gene encoding 3-isopropylmalate dehydratase large subunit, with protein sequence MSEGTLYDKVWDRHKVTTLPNGQDQLFVGLHLIHEVTSPQAFGMLRERDLEVARPDLTHATVDHIVPTADQSRPYSDDAAEEMMAELEENVREAGIEFDDPTTGNQGIVHVIGPEQGITQPGKTIVCGDSHTSTHGAFGALAFGIGTSQIRDVLATQTVAMEKQKVRKIQVDGELGEGVEAKDIILEIIRRLGTEGGVGYVYEYAGEAIRNLDMEGRMSICNMSIEGGARAGYVNPDETTYEWLAETDYFQENPEEYDDLKPYWESIRSDDDAEYDDVVTIDASELDPVVTWGTTPGQGVGIHDPIPAPEDLAEDKQDTARRAQEHMRVEPGETMEGYDIDVAFLGSCTNARLPDLRRAARIVKGRQVADDVRAFVVPGSQRVQQAAEEEGLADIFREAGFDWRNAGCSMCLGMNEDQLEGDEACASSSNRNFVGRQGSKDGRTVLMNPRMVAAAAITGEVTDVRDLKEVTVA encoded by the coding sequence ATGAGTGAGGGCACGCTCTACGACAAGGTCTGGGACCGCCACAAGGTCACGACGCTGCCGAACGGGCAGGACCAGCTGTTCGTGGGTCTGCACCTCATCCACGAGGTGACGAGCCCGCAGGCGTTCGGGATGCTCCGCGAGCGCGACCTCGAGGTCGCCCGCCCGGACCTGACCCACGCCACGGTCGACCACATCGTCCCGACAGCGGACCAGTCGCGGCCGTACAGCGACGACGCCGCCGAGGAGATGATGGCCGAACTCGAGGAGAACGTCCGCGAGGCGGGTATCGAGTTCGACGACCCCACCACGGGCAACCAGGGCATCGTCCACGTCATCGGGCCGGAGCAGGGCATCACCCAGCCCGGCAAGACCATCGTCTGCGGTGACTCCCACACCTCGACGCACGGCGCGTTCGGCGCGCTGGCGTTCGGTATCGGGACCTCGCAGATTCGCGACGTGCTGGCGACCCAGACGGTCGCCATGGAGAAGCAGAAAGTACGGAAGATCCAGGTCGACGGCGAACTCGGCGAGGGCGTCGAGGCCAAGGACATCATCCTGGAGATAATCCGTCGCCTGGGAACCGAGGGCGGCGTCGGCTACGTCTACGAGTACGCCGGCGAGGCCATCCGGAACCTGGACATGGAGGGCCGGATGTCCATCTGCAACATGTCCATCGAAGGCGGGGCCCGCGCGGGCTACGTCAACCCCGACGAGACCACCTACGAGTGGCTTGCGGAGACCGACTACTTCCAGGAGAACCCCGAGGAGTACGACGACCTGAAGCCGTACTGGGAGTCCATCCGCAGCGACGACGATGCCGAGTACGACGACGTCGTCACCATCGACGCCTCCGAACTCGACCCCGTCGTCACGTGGGGGACCACGCCCGGTCAGGGCGTCGGCATCCACGACCCCATCCCGGCACCGGAGGACCTGGCCGAGGACAAGCAGGACACGGCCCGGCGCGCCCAGGAGCACATGCGCGTCGAACCCGGCGAGACGATGGAGGGGTACGACATCGACGTGGCCTTCCTCGGCTCCTGTACGAACGCCCGCCTGCCCGACCTGCGGCGTGCCGCCCGCATCGTGAAGGGCCGGCAGGTCGCCGACGACGTGCGCGCGTTCGTCGTCCCCGGCAGCCAGCGCGTCCAGCAGGCCGCCGAGGAGGAGGGCCTCGCCGACATCTTCCGCGAGGCCGGCTTCGACTGGCGGAACGCGGGCTGCTCGATGTGTCTGGGCATGAACGAGGACCAGCTCGAGGGTGACGAGGCGTGTGCCTCCTCCTCGAACCGGAACTTCGTCGGCCGGCAGGGGAGCAAGGACGGCCGGACCGTCCTGATGAACCCCCGGATGGTGGCCGCCGCGGCCATCACCGGCGAGGTCACAGACGTGCGCGACCTGAAGGAGGTGACCGTCGCATGA
- the ilvC gene encoding ketol-acid reductoisomerase, with amino-acid sequence MSTNDDDGDEEFTTTVYYDDDADLGALAEQTVAVLGYGSQGHAHALNLHESGIDVVVGLRKSSSSREAAEAEGLRVTTPKNAASEADLVSVLVPDTVQPAVYDEIEDELGPGDTLQFAHGFNIHYGQIEPKEEVNVTMVAPKSPGHLVRRNYEHDEGTPGLLAVYQDATGEAHDVGLAYAKAIGCTRAGVVETSFREETETDLFGEQAVLCGGVTSLVKQGYETLVDNGYSPEMAYFECLNELKLIVDLMYEGGLGEMWDSVSDTAEYGGLTRGDMVVDDHARENMEEVLEAVQDGTFAREWINENQANRPSYKQLRQAEKDHEIEAVGENLRSLFAWGEDAEAEGETAETPADD; translated from the coding sequence ATGAGCACGAACGACGACGACGGAGACGAGGAGTTCACGACGACGGTCTACTACGACGACGACGCCGACCTCGGTGCGCTGGCCGAGCAGACGGTGGCGGTGCTGGGCTACGGCAGCCAGGGCCACGCGCACGCCCTGAACCTGCACGAGTCCGGCATCGATGTCGTGGTCGGCCTGCGCAAATCATCGAGTTCCCGCGAGGCCGCCGAGGCCGAGGGGCTGCGCGTGACGACCCCGAAGAACGCCGCCAGCGAGGCCGACCTCGTGAGCGTGCTGGTGCCCGACACCGTCCAGCCCGCCGTCTACGACGAGATCGAGGACGAACTGGGCCCCGGCGACACGCTCCAGTTCGCACACGGCTTCAACATCCACTACGGGCAGATCGAGCCCAAGGAGGAGGTCAACGTGACGATGGTCGCCCCGAAGTCGCCGGGCCACCTCGTCCGCCGGAACTACGAGCACGACGAGGGCACGCCCGGCCTGCTGGCGGTCTACCAGGACGCGACCGGCGAGGCCCACGACGTGGGGCTGGCGTACGCGAAGGCCATCGGCTGCACCCGCGCGGGTGTCGTCGAGACCTCGTTCCGCGAGGAGACCGAGACCGACCTGTTCGGCGAGCAGGCCGTCCTCTGTGGCGGCGTGACCTCCCTGGTCAAGCAGGGGTACGAGACGCTCGTCGACAACGGCTACTCCCCGGAGATGGCCTACTTCGAGTGCCTGAACGAGCTGAAGCTCATCGTCGACCTGATGTACGAAGGTGGGCTCGGCGAGATGTGGGATTCGGTCTCCGACACCGCCGAGTACGGCGGCCTCACCCGCGGTGACATGGTCGTCGACGACCACGCCCGCGAGAACATGGAGGAGGTCCTCGAGGCGGTCCAGGACGGCACCTTCGCGCGCGAGTGGATCAACGAGAACCAGGCGAACCGTCCCTCCTACAAGCAGCTCCGGCAGGCCGAGAAGGACCACGAGATCGAGGCGGTTGGCGAGAACCTGCGCTCGCTGTTCGCGTGGGGCGAGGACGCCGAGGCGGAGGGAGAGACAGCCGAGACACCCGCGGACGATTAG